A window from Luteibacter flocculans encodes these proteins:
- a CDS encoding xanthine dehydrogenase family protein molybdopterin-binding subunit, with the protein MSARHPMDESIDAGRRQALRLAGGGLAVAFLWSAGAGPALAQMSARRQPDDAAAAVADGNPPFAPNAFVRVGADGSVRLVMPSAEMGQAIYTGIAMMLAEELGVGLDQVKVEHSPPNDALYGLPLLGGGQVTGGSTSTRGQWQVLREAGAVAREMLVAAAAAQWHVDPASCSVARGVITHVPSGRTLGFGAVADAAGKLPQPANVTLKQRKDFTLIGKPLRRVDSADKVNGGTQFGIDVKVPGMKIAAVKTSPELAGTLGRVDETQARAIPGVIDVLKLGDAVAVVGEHYWAAQRGLESLVIEWTPGVNAHLDTETLVAGLRESSEKGPAIVGRKPKGEAAAGGKLVEASFVSPMLAHATMEPLNATVHVTPGHCEIWTGTQVPTRVVKEAARICGIPAEAVTVNNQYLGGGFGRRLETDQVEQAVAFAKQVTYPLKVIWSREEDIRHDRVRPLYFDRISATLGADGKPTSWKHRITSGTVLGRWMPGAMGKDGMDSDAIESAADLPYDMDNVLVEWVRHEMPPGLVVGWWRGVGPTHNLFIVESFIDELAHVAGKDPLAYRRSLMKPGSRALGVLDLAAEKIGWGSQPLPARVGRGIAVGSPFGSHVCAIVEAEVTPQGTVRLRKAVVAVDNGITVNPSSVQAQMQGGLLFGLSAAMYSGITLKNGVIEQSNFHDYRNLRINEVPEIEVYSVENDEAPGGIGEVGTAIAAPALANAIFAATGVRLRELPISRTQLAASPDALKRVASTGEHKEDVA; encoded by the coding sequence ATGAGCGCCCGCCACCCGATGGATGAAAGCATCGACGCCGGCCGTCGCCAGGCCCTGCGGCTGGCGGGCGGCGGTCTTGCCGTCGCGTTTCTTTGGAGCGCAGGCGCTGGTCCGGCTCTCGCGCAGATGAGCGCGCGCCGCCAGCCCGACGATGCGGCCGCAGCGGTGGCGGACGGAAATCCACCGTTCGCCCCCAACGCCTTCGTTCGTGTCGGAGCGGACGGCAGCGTCCGCCTCGTGATGCCTTCGGCCGAGATGGGCCAGGCGATCTACACCGGCATCGCGATGATGCTGGCGGAAGAACTCGGGGTCGGGCTCGATCAGGTCAAGGTGGAACACTCCCCGCCGAACGACGCGCTCTATGGCCTTCCGCTGTTGGGTGGCGGCCAGGTCACGGGCGGCTCCACCAGTACGCGCGGCCAGTGGCAGGTGTTGCGGGAAGCCGGTGCAGTGGCGCGCGAGATGCTCGTGGCGGCTGCCGCGGCGCAATGGCATGTCGATCCCGCCAGTTGCTCCGTGGCGCGTGGCGTCATCACGCACGTGCCCTCGGGCCGCACCCTGGGTTTCGGTGCCGTGGCGGATGCGGCAGGCAAGTTGCCCCAGCCGGCCAACGTGACCTTGAAACAGCGCAAGGACTTCACGCTCATCGGCAAGCCGCTGCGTCGCGTCGATTCCGCGGACAAGGTCAACGGCGGTACGCAGTTCGGTATCGACGTGAAGGTGCCCGGCATGAAGATCGCGGCGGTGAAGACCAGCCCCGAACTCGCCGGCACGCTCGGTCGTGTGGATGAGACGCAGGCACGCGCGATCCCGGGCGTGATCGACGTCTTGAAACTGGGCGACGCGGTCGCCGTGGTGGGTGAGCACTACTGGGCGGCGCAGCGCGGTCTCGAATCGCTCGTCATCGAGTGGACGCCGGGCGTCAACGCGCACCTGGACACGGAGACCCTCGTGGCGGGGCTGCGGGAAAGCTCGGAGAAGGGCCCTGCGATCGTCGGCCGTAAGCCCAAGGGTGAGGCGGCAGCTGGCGGCAAGCTCGTGGAGGCCTCGTTCGTCTCGCCCATGCTTGCCCACGCGACGATGGAACCGTTGAACGCCACGGTGCACGTCACACCGGGCCACTGCGAGATCTGGACCGGCACCCAGGTGCCGACCCGCGTGGTGAAGGAAGCCGCACGCATCTGCGGCATTCCGGCGGAGGCGGTGACGGTCAACAACCAGTATCTCGGCGGCGGCTTCGGTCGCCGGCTGGAAACCGACCAGGTCGAACAGGCCGTCGCCTTCGCCAAGCAGGTGACCTATCCGTTGAAGGTGATCTGGAGCCGCGAAGAAGACATTCGCCACGATCGCGTGCGCCCCCTCTACTTCGATCGCATCTCCGCCACGCTCGGGGCCGATGGCAAGCCCACCTCGTGGAAGCATCGCATCACCAGCGGCACGGTCCTCGGCCGTTGGATGCCCGGTGCCATGGGCAAGGACGGCATGGACAGCGACGCGATCGAGTCCGCCGCCGATCTGCCCTACGACATGGACAACGTGCTGGTTGAGTGGGTCCGCCACGAAATGCCGCCCGGCCTCGTCGTGGGCTGGTGGCGTGGCGTCGGTCCGACGCACAACCTGTTCATCGTCGAAAGCTTCATCGACGAACTGGCCCACGTTGCCGGCAAGGACCCGCTCGCGTATCGCCGCTCGCTGATGAAGCCCGGCTCGCGTGCGCTCGGCGTACTCGATCTCGCAGCGGAGAAAATCGGTTGGGGCAGCCAGCCGTTGCCGGCACGCGTGGGTCGCGGCATCGCCGTCGGTTCGCCGTTCGGCAGCCATGTCTGCGCGATCGTGGAAGCGGAAGTCACGCCGCAAGGCACGGTACGCCTGCGCAAGGCCGTGGTCGCCGTGGATAACGGCATCACCGTCAATCCCAGTTCGGTGCAGGCGCAGATGCAGGGCGGGCTGCTGTTCGGTCTGAGTGCAGCGATGTACAGCGGCATCACCCTGAAGAACGGCGTCATCGAGCAGAGCAACTTCCACGACTACCGGAATCTGCGTATCAACGAGGTACCCGAGATCGAGGTGTATTCGGTCGAGAACGACGAAGCGCCCGGCGGTATCGGTGAAGTCGGCACGGCCATCGCGGCGCCCGCGCTCGCGAATGCCATCTTTGCGGCCACCGGCGTGCGTCTGCGTGAGCTGCCGATCTCGCGCACGCAGCTTGCGGCGTCGCCGGATGCATTGAAGCGCGTCGCATCCACGGGCGAGCACAAGGAGGACGTGGCATGA
- a CDS encoding patatin-like phospholipase family protein codes for MLPRRVRPWLPSLCALLLAGCFGSKPDVRPDTALPVLAAKPRIGLALGGGAAKGFAHIGVIKMLEASGIHPDVVSGTSAGSVVGALYASGMDAFRLQEQAFALDESSIRDVRFFSGGLVEGRRLQDYVNELVRQAPIEKMHIPFAAVATELETGERAVFVRGNTGQAVRASSSIPGVFEPVEIGGKHFVDGGVVSPVPVDAARQLGADIVIAVDISARPDGSNPDSMVGIVGQSITIMGRKLAEQELARADVVIRPKVGQIGPTDFDQKNVAILEGERAALAAIPAIKAKIAAKTAAMGAPPVAAH; via the coding sequence ATGCTTCCTCGTCGCGTCCGCCCCTGGCTACCGTCGCTCTGTGCGCTCCTGCTCGCCGGTTGTTTTGGCAGCAAGCCGGACGTCCGACCGGATACCGCCCTGCCCGTTCTCGCCGCCAAGCCGCGTATCGGGCTGGCGCTGGGCGGGGGCGCGGCCAAGGGCTTCGCGCATATCGGCGTCATCAAGATGCTGGAGGCCAGCGGCATCCATCCGGACGTCGTCTCCGGCACCAGCGCGGGCAGCGTCGTCGGCGCGCTGTACGCGAGCGGCATGGACGCGTTCCGCTTGCAGGAACAGGCGTTCGCACTGGACGAGAGCAGCATCCGCGACGTGCGCTTCTTCTCCGGTGGGCTGGTCGAAGGTCGCCGCTTGCAGGACTACGTCAACGAACTCGTCCGGCAGGCGCCGATCGAGAAGATGCACATTCCGTTCGCCGCCGTCGCCACCGAACTGGAAACCGGCGAGCGTGCCGTCTTCGTCCGCGGTAACACAGGTCAGGCCGTCCGCGCGTCGAGCAGCATCCCCGGCGTGTTCGAGCCGGTGGAGATCGGCGGCAAGCATTTCGTCGACGGTGGCGTCGTGAGCCCCGTGCCGGTCGACGCCGCGCGCCAGCTCGGCGCCGACATCGTCATCGCCGTGGACATCTCTGCACGGCCCGATGGCAGCAACCCCGACAGCATGGTCGGCATCGTGGGCCAGTCGATCACGATCATGGGCCGCAAGCTCGCCGAGCAGGAACTGGCGCGAGCCGACGTGGTGATCCGGCCGAAGGTCGGGCAGATCGGCCCCACCGACTTCGATCAGAAGAACGTGGCAATCCTCGAAGGCGAACGCGCCGCGTTGGCAGCGATCCCTGCGATCAAGGCGAAGATCGCCGCGAAAACGGCGGCGATGGGCGCCCCGCCCGTCGCCGCGCACTGA
- a CDS encoding c-type cytochrome, protein MKRFLIIVVVLLAVGVAAYFFLNRTDHADGSAPVLAGAPANADPVARGEYLTRAADCIACHTVPETGKPFAGGVAFKLPFGTIYSSNITADDETGIGRWTDDDFVRAVREGVRKDGQHLYPAFPYTAYTQLSRADVLAIKAYLFSLPKVRQPETPNQLGFPFNQRWAMGFWNAAFFRSQRFQADASRSPEWNVGAYIAGPLGHCAECHTPRNLGFGLKHGESLAGAELQGWRAYNITSDPNHGIGKWTDEALIQYLRTGHADGHASASGPMGEAVAHSLQFLKPEDTAALVTWLRTVPAREGKDPITVDPSPKAMLASNAMTPGGDDATRDADGLRLFEGACASCHQWNGAGQQTPYAGLAGTRGVNDPSGANVTQAILQGVKMRIGDTDVYMPAFGHAYSDPEVAALANYVIGHFGGKQGTVTAEDVAKRRQL, encoded by the coding sequence ATGAAGCGCTTTCTCATCATCGTTGTCGTGCTGCTCGCGGTGGGCGTGGCCGCGTACTTCTTCCTCAATCGCACCGATCACGCGGATGGCAGCGCCCCCGTGCTGGCCGGCGCACCGGCCAACGCAGATCCGGTGGCACGCGGTGAATACCTCACCCGCGCCGCGGATTGCATCGCCTGCCACACGGTGCCCGAGACAGGCAAACCGTTTGCCGGTGGCGTCGCCTTCAAGCTGCCGTTCGGCACGATCTATTCGTCGAACATCACGGCCGACGACGAGACCGGCATCGGTCGCTGGACCGACGACGACTTCGTGCGCGCCGTGCGCGAAGGCGTGCGGAAGGACGGCCAGCACCTTTATCCTGCATTCCCCTATACCGCCTACACCCAGCTGAGCCGCGCCGACGTCCTCGCGATCAAGGCCTATCTCTTCAGCCTGCCCAAGGTGCGTCAGCCCGAAACGCCGAACCAGCTCGGTTTCCCGTTCAACCAGCGCTGGGCCATGGGTTTCTGGAATGCGGCCTTCTTCCGCAGCCAGCGCTTCCAAGCGGACGCCTCGCGGTCGCCCGAGTGGAATGTCGGTGCGTATATTGCCGGGCCGCTCGGTCACTGCGCGGAATGCCATACGCCGCGCAACCTCGGGTTCGGCCTGAAGCACGGCGAATCTCTCGCGGGAGCAGAACTGCAAGGCTGGCGCGCCTACAACATCACATCCGACCCGAATCACGGCATCGGCAAGTGGACTGACGAGGCGCTGATCCAGTACCTGCGTACCGGCCACGCTGACGGTCATGCCTCGGCGTCCGGTCCCATGGGCGAAGCGGTAGCGCACAGCCTGCAGTTCCTGAAACCCGAAGACACGGCGGCCCTCGTGACCTGGCTGCGCACGGTGCCCGCGCGCGAAGGCAAGGATCCGATCACCGTCGATCCGTCGCCCAAGGCGATGCTCGCCTCGAACGCCATGACGCCCGGCGGCGACGATGCCACGCGCGACGCCGACGGCCTGCGTCTGTTCGAAGGCGCTTGCGCTAGTTGCCACCAGTGGAATGGCGCGGGTCAACAGACGCCGTACGCCGGGCTGGCCGGCACGCGCGGCGTCAACGATCCCTCCGGTGCGAACGTCACCCAGGCGATTCTGCAGGGCGTGAAGATGCGCATCGGCGACACCGACGTGTACATGCCGGCCTTCGGCCATGCGTACAGCGATCCCGAGGTCGCCGCGCTGGCGAACTACGTGATCGGCCACTTCGGCGGCAAGCAGGGCACGGTCACCGCGGAGGACGTGGCGAAGCGGCGTCAGTTATGA
- a CDS encoding DUF885 domain-containing protein, which produces MSPWIRVLALAGLLAGTAQAATTADDAFKAIYSKEWQWRNGQSGILTSGEAQPGDGRLDTVDAASQAKRLAYWNDVLAQLDRIDTASLSPEVKVDYAVYREQIGNLAASQRFAQWQMPFNSDSAFWSDIGYVLHGDDLRTRDDYRHYIERLRQIPTYMDQEIANMRLGLARGFTVPRAVLDGRDASIAAVAELKNPEDSALYKPFKAMPKTLPAADADALRKEARDAIAKGVIPAYGKLLTFFRNEYLPKARTTLAAESLPDGKAYYRQQIREYTTLDLTPDEIHAIGLREVDRIHRAMLETMKQTDFKGDFPAFLTFLRTDPQFYAKTPDELLMRTAWVAKQVDAKLGQYFGLLPRQRFAIEPVPADIAPYYTSGRGGADVYLVNTYDLPSRPLFNMPALTLHESMPGHALQLALSAEQQGLPPFRRDGYISAYGEGWALYSEYLGEEMGIYHTPYEHFGYLTYQMWRACRLVVDTGIHHLGWTRQQAIDYLTQNTALSDREIANEVDRYISWPGQALSYELGYLKIRELRERAEKQLGEKFDLRAFHDTVLALGSVPLPVLEQHVDAWIASRK; this is translated from the coding sequence ATGTCCCCCTGGATCCGAGTTCTTGCCCTCGCTGGCCTTCTCGCCGGCACCGCCCAGGCGGCCACCACGGCCGACGATGCTTTCAAGGCCATCTATTCAAAGGAATGGCAGTGGCGTAACGGCCAGTCGGGGATACTCACCTCGGGCGAGGCGCAGCCTGGCGACGGACGGCTCGACACCGTGGATGCGGCGAGTCAGGCGAAGCGTCTGGCCTACTGGAACGACGTGCTGGCCCAGCTCGACCGCATCGACACGGCGTCGCTCAGCCCGGAGGTGAAGGTCGACTACGCGGTGTACCGCGAGCAGATCGGCAATCTCGCCGCGTCGCAGCGCTTCGCGCAGTGGCAGATGCCGTTCAACAGCGACTCGGCGTTCTGGTCCGACATCGGCTATGTGCTGCACGGCGACGATCTGCGCACGCGTGACGACTATCGGCATTACATCGAGCGTCTGCGCCAGATCCCGACCTACATGGACCAGGAGATCGCGAACATGCGCCTGGGCCTCGCGCGCGGCTTCACCGTGCCGCGCGCCGTGCTGGACGGTCGCGACGCCTCGATCGCTGCCGTCGCGGAGCTGAAGAACCCCGAAGACAGCGCGCTGTACAAGCCTTTCAAGGCCATGCCGAAGACGCTGCCGGCAGCAGACGCCGACGCGCTGCGCAAGGAGGCCCGTGACGCCATCGCCAAGGGCGTCATTCCCGCGTACGGCAAGTTGCTGACGTTCTTCCGCAACGAATACCTGCCGAAGGCGCGAACGACGCTGGCCGCCGAGTCGCTCCCCGACGGCAAGGCGTACTACCGGCAGCAGATCCGCGAATACACCACGCTCGACCTGACGCCCGACGAGATCCACGCCATCGGCCTCCGCGAGGTGGACCGCATCCACCGCGCGATGCTCGAGACCATGAAGCAAACGGACTTCAAGGGTGACTTCCCGGCGTTCCTCACCTTTTTGCGCACCGATCCGCAGTTCTACGCGAAGACGCCCGACGAGCTGCTGATGCGTACCGCCTGGGTCGCCAAGCAGGTCGATGCGAAGCTCGGTCAATACTTCGGCCTGCTGCCGCGGCAACGGTTTGCCATCGAGCCCGTGCCGGCCGATATCGCGCCGTACTACACCTCCGGTCGCGGCGGTGCGGACGTCTATCTGGTCAACACCTACGATCTGCCGTCCCGGCCACTGTTCAACATGCCGGCGCTGACCTTGCACGAATCGATGCCCGGCCACGCCTTGCAACTGGCCCTCTCGGCCGAGCAGCAGGGCCTGCCGCCGTTCCGCCGCGACGGCTACATCTCCGCCTATGGCGAAGGCTGGGCGCTGTACTCGGAATACCTGGGTGAGGAGATGGGCATCTACCACACGCCCTACGAACACTTCGGTTACCTGACCTATCAGATGTGGCGTGCGTGTCGCCTGGTGGTGGATACCGGCATCCATCATCTCGGCTGGACCCGCCAGCAGGCGATCGACTATCTCACCCAGAACACGGCGCTGAGCGATCGTGAAATCGCGAATGAGGTGGACCGCTACATCAGCTGGCCGGGACAGGCGCTGTCCTACGAGCTGGGTTACCTGAAGATTCGCGAGCTGCGCGAGCGCGCCGAGAAGCAATTGGGCGAGAAGTTCGACCTGCGCGCGTTCCACGACACGGTGCTGGCGCTGGGCTCCGTGCCGCTGCCGGTGCTGGAGCAGCATGTGGACGCCTGGATCGCGTCCCGGAAATAA
- a CDS encoding class 1 fructose-bisphosphatase: MTKPISLIQFLIEEKRAGHINAQLSLLIEVVARACKRISVATGKGALGGVLGNAGSDNVQGEAQKKLDVISNEILLEANAWGGHLAACASEEMEDPQPIPDAYPKGNHLLLFDPLDGSSNIDVNVSVGTIFSVLRCPDGVTEPKVTDFLQPGTEQVAAGYVVYGPSTLLVLTFGHGVHEFTLDREHGSFVLTRRNIVIPADTGEFAINMSNQRHWEAPMQRYIGELLAGTDGPRGRDFNMRWVASMVADVHRIITRGGIFIYPLDAKITAKGATGKLRLMYEANPMAFIVEQAGGAATTGRERIMALQPTALHQRVPVFLGSKNEVEIVTRYHREADETRY, encoded by the coding sequence ATGACGAAACCGATTTCCCTGATCCAGTTCCTGATCGAAGAGAAGCGCGCGGGGCACATCAACGCCCAGCTCAGCCTCCTGATCGAGGTGGTGGCCCGCGCCTGCAAGCGCATCTCCGTCGCCACCGGCAAGGGCGCGCTCGGCGGGGTCCTCGGCAATGCCGGCTCGGACAACGTGCAGGGCGAAGCGCAGAAGAAGCTGGACGTCATCTCCAACGAGATCCTGCTGGAAGCCAACGCCTGGGGCGGCCACCTCGCAGCCTGCGCCTCCGAGGAAATGGAAGACCCGCAGCCGATTCCGGACGCCTACCCCAAGGGCAACCACTTGCTGCTGTTCGATCCGCTCGACGGCTCCTCGAACATCGACGTGAACGTGTCGGTCGGCACCATCTTCTCGGTGCTGCGCTGCCCTGACGGCGTCACCGAGCCAAAGGTCACCGACTTCCTCCAGCCCGGCACCGAGCAGGTCGCCGCGGGCTACGTTGTCTACGGACCGAGCACCCTGCTCGTGCTGACCTTCGGCCACGGCGTGCACGAGTTCACGCTGGACCGCGAGCACGGCAGCTTCGTGCTTACCCGCCGCAACATCGTCATCCCTGCGGACACCGGCGAGTTCGCCATCAACATGTCCAACCAGCGTCATTGGGAAGCCCCGATGCAGCGCTACATCGGCGAGCTGCTGGCGGGCACCGACGGTCCGCGCGGGCGCGACTTCAACATGCGTTGGGTGGCATCGATGGTCGCCGATGTGCATCGCATCATCACGCGCGGCGGCATCTTCATCTATCCGCTGGACGCGAAGATCACCGCCAAGGGTGCCACCGGCAAGCTGCGCCTCATGTACGAGGCCAACCCCATGGCCTTCATCGTGGAACAGGCCGGCGGTGCGGCCACCACGGGCCGCGAACGGATCATGGCGCTTCAGCCCACGGCGCTGCACCAGCGCGTGCCGGTATTCCTCGGCTCGAAGAATGAGGTCGAGATCGTCACGCGCTACCACCGCGAAGCCGACGAGACCCGCTACTGA
- a CDS encoding RES family NAD+ phosphorylase has translation MSATPPLRRIRWSHAYRIVPSRFPPVGLFDRIADPADIDAVMEIESLTNPRLREEMGALRLVPPERRVSGHGTTPIMAAFTHIPPEGSRFSDGHWGVFYAAHSIPTAIEETVFHREAFLAATHEPPMDVQVRCYKTAITGRFHDIRGGWVDEHDPDSYVASVKLARSLREQGSNGIVYDSARHAGGECIAAFYPDVVAPCVQAEHFIYRWNGKRIEAVLKVTPVERQGGLPPPT, from the coding sequence ATGAGCGCGACGCCGCCGCTTCGCCGCATCCGCTGGAGCCATGCCTATCGGATCGTGCCGAGCCGGTTCCCGCCTGTGGGCCTGTTCGATCGCATCGCGGACCCTGCGGACATCGATGCGGTGATGGAGATCGAGTCGCTGACCAACCCCCGATTGCGCGAAGAAATGGGCGCCTTGCGCCTCGTGCCGCCCGAGCGGCGCGTGTCCGGGCACGGCACCACGCCGATCATGGCCGCGTTTACCCATATCCCGCCGGAAGGCAGCCGTTTCAGCGATGGACACTGGGGTGTGTTCTACGCGGCGCACAGCATTCCCACGGCGATCGAGGAAACGGTGTTCCATCGCGAAGCCTTTCTCGCCGCGACTCACGAGCCGCCGATGGACGTACAGGTCCGTTGCTACAAGACCGCGATCACGGGTCGCTTCCACGACATCCGCGGAGGGTGGGTCGACGAGCACGATCCCGACTCCTACGTGGCCAGCGTGAAACTGGCGCGGAGTCTGCGCGAGCAAGGCTCCAACGGCATCGTCTACGACAGCGCACGTCATGCCGGCGGCGAGTGCATTGCGGCGTTCTATCCGGACGTGGTGGCGCCGTGCGTTCAGGCCGAACATTTCATCTATCGCTGGAACGGCAAGCGCATCGAAGCGGTGCTCAAGGTCACACCTGTGGAACGCCAGGGCGGTTTGCCCCCGCCGACGTAA
- a CDS encoding glutathione S-transferase family protein codes for MNPNRITFHHAPNSRSGAALMLLEELGAQYDMHVMDLTQGEQRRPAYLKINPLGKVPAIEHLGGLVTERPAIFTYLADLYPSAGLAPGLDDPLRGPYLRWLAFYGSCFEPAVMDRRMKHEPAPVSTCPYGDFDTVMDTLEAQLSPGPWLLGERFTAADILWASALDWTMKFGVVPRRDAFEAYVARLMVRPAIVRAVVQDAALARAQTLAAA; via the coding sequence ATGAACCCGAATCGGATCACCTTCCACCACGCACCCAATAGTCGTTCCGGCGCCGCTCTGATGCTGCTGGAAGAACTGGGCGCGCAGTACGACATGCACGTGATGGACCTGACCCAGGGCGAGCAGCGTCGGCCGGCGTACCTGAAGATCAACCCGCTGGGGAAGGTGCCTGCGATCGAACATCTCGGCGGGCTGGTGACCGAGCGGCCGGCGATCTTTACCTATCTCGCCGACCTCTATCCGTCCGCCGGCCTGGCACCTGGGCTGGACGATCCGCTGCGTGGTCCCTACCTGCGCTGGCTCGCGTTCTACGGATCGTGTTTCGAACCGGCGGTGATGGATCGACGCATGAAGCATGAGCCGGCGCCGGTCTCGACCTGCCCCTATGGCGACTTCGACACGGTGATGGACACCCTCGAAGCGCAGTTGTCGCCCGGCCCCTGGTTGTTGGGCGAGCGATTCACCGCTGCCGACATTCTCTGGGCCAGCGCGCTGGACTGGACCATGAAGTTCGGGGTGGTGCCGCGTCGGGATGCTTTCGAGGCCTACGTGGCACGGCTGATGGTGCGCCCCGCCATCGTCCGTGCCGTGGTGCAGGACGCGGCGCTCGCTCGGGCGCAGACCCTGGCGGCCGCCTGA
- a CDS encoding MbcA/ParS/Xre antitoxin family protein gives MHHVIQAAPPPATDLGGPALRAFFSLADRWKLRAAEQRTLLGEPPESTYFKWKKQQDGTPSRDVIERISYLLGIWKDLQILFPDPTQADAWVRRPNDAPLFGGRSALDRMLSGNVADLYVVRQYLDAQRGWNG, from the coding sequence ATGCACCATGTCATCCAAGCCGCACCGCCGCCGGCCACCGACCTGGGCGGCCCCGCCCTCCGCGCCTTTTTCTCACTGGCGGACCGCTGGAAGCTCCGCGCCGCCGAGCAACGTACGCTGCTCGGCGAGCCGCCCGAATCCACCTACTTCAAGTGGAAGAAACAGCAGGACGGCACGCCCTCGCGCGATGTGATCGAACGCATCAGCTACCTGCTCGGCATCTGGAAAGATTTGCAGATCCTCTTCCCCGATCCCACCCAGGCCGACGCCTGGGTGCGCCGGCCCAACGATGCGCCGCTGTTCGGCGGGCGTTCGGCGCTGGATCGGATGCTTTCAGGCAACGTGGCCGACCTTTACGTGGTCCGGCAGTACCTGGATGCCCAGCGCGGCTGGAACGGATGA
- a CDS encoding helix-turn-helix transcriptional regulator, protein MRRADRLFLIINALRGRRTALPARQLAGTLEVSLRTVYRDIADLQLSGVPIEGEAGVGYLLRKGSDIPPLMFSADELEALVAGTRFVRAFAGERLAREAQAALIKIEAVLPPDLREKSAQSRIFAPIWRDPFQNHVAMMLDRLHEAVLARRVLCLDYRDAEGRSTTREVEPLCLSFWGGAWTLGTWCRHRHAFRNFRPDRIADCRDAGETFADLPGRNLDAYLDTMRRHYDGM, encoded by the coding sequence ATGCGCCGCGCCGACCGTCTCTTCCTCATCATCAACGCGCTGCGCGGGCGGCGAACGGCGCTGCCCGCGCGACAGCTCGCGGGCACGCTCGAGGTGTCGCTGCGCACCGTTTACCGCGACATCGCCGACCTCCAGCTATCCGGCGTGCCCATCGAAGGCGAGGCCGGCGTGGGCTATCTCCTGCGCAAGGGCTCGGACATCCCGCCGCTGATGTTCTCCGCCGACGAACTCGAAGCCCTGGTCGCCGGCACGCGCTTCGTTCGCGCGTTTGCCGGCGAGCGGCTGGCGCGCGAGGCGCAGGCGGCGCTGATCAAGATCGAGGCGGTGCTGCCGCCCGACCTGCGCGAGAAGTCGGCGCAGTCGCGCATCTTCGCGCCGATCTGGCGCGATCCGTTCCAGAATCACGTCGCGATGATGCTCGACCGCCTGCACGAGGCCGTACTGGCGCGCCGCGTGCTGTGCCTCGACTATCGCGACGCGGAAGGGCGCAGTACCACGCGCGAAGTCGAGCCGCTATGCCTTTCCTTCTGGGGCGGCGCGTGGACGCTCGGCACCTGGTGTCGCCATCGCCACGCCTTCCGTAACTTCCGCCCCGACCGCATCGCCGACTGCCGCGATGCCGGCGAGACCTTTGCCGATCTGCCCGGACGCAACCTGGACGCGTACCTGGACACGATGCGCCGTCACTACGACGGCATGTAA
- a CDS encoding TetR/AcrR family transcriptional regulator has product MRYEKGHKEQTRQKIVEAASQRFRADGIDAVGVVSLMGEVGLTQGGFYNHFDSKEDLVRESVSMATSAAKERLATKVAASRSEGHRALINAYLSPEHRDHPGAGCVAAALAAEMARRPAGTRQVFTDGYESMVELIASTLPAGVRGKRRRSLAMTLFASLVGSLSLSRAVVDPTLSDEILTLGKQAALALVDAS; this is encoded by the coding sequence ATGCGGTACGAAAAAGGCCATAAGGAACAGACCCGCCAGAAGATCGTGGAGGCGGCATCGCAACGTTTCCGTGCCGACGGTATCGATGCCGTCGGCGTGGTCAGTCTCATGGGCGAAGTGGGCCTCACCCAGGGCGGGTTCTACAACCACTTCGACTCCAAGGAAGATCTCGTCCGCGAGAGCGTGTCCATGGCGACGTCCGCTGCAAAGGAACGACTGGCGACCAAGGTGGCCGCCTCGCGTAGCGAAGGCCATCGCGCGCTGATCAACGCCTATCTGTCGCCCGAACATCGCGACCACCCCGGGGCGGGCTGTGTGGCCGCCGCGCTCGCCGCGGAAATGGCGCGCCGGCCGGCGGGGACGCGGCAGGTCTTTACCGATGGCTACGAGAGCATGGTCGAACTGATCGCCTCGACGCTGCCTGCCGGCGTGCGGGGCAAGCGTCGTCGCAGCCTTGCCATGACGCTCTTCGCATCGCTGGTGGGTTCGCTCTCGCTGTCGCGTGCCGTGGTCGACCCGACGCTCTCGGACGAGATCCTGACGCTGGGCAAGCAGGCTGCGCTGGCGCTGGTGGACGCCAGCTGA